GATCTTGCGATTCTTCAGTACCTTGAGATCCGCGTCGCGGTCGTAGTATATCTTAGCCATTTGATTCTCCTCCTTTGATATCTGTCTTTTCTTTGATCTTCATCAATCTTTCGCCCCGGGCCATGGCAATGGGGCCGGTCCGCACAAGTTCCTTTATGCCAAGGGGTTTTATGAGACTGATGAAGGCCTTGAGTTTATCTTCATCGCCGGTGATCATGATGGTGTACGAGCGGGACGAGACATCGATGATCTTGCCCCTGAATATCTCCACCATTCTCAGGATCTCCGGGCGTGTCTTCTCTTCGGCGTTGACCTTGACAAGAACCATCTGCCGCGAGACATAGTCGATATCCTTGAAGTCGACGACCTTGATGACATTGATGAGCTTGTTGAGTTGCTTCAGTATCTGTTCCAGGATGGCGTCGTTCCCCGTCGTCACGATGGTCATTGTGGAGACAGTGGGATCGAGGCTCTCGGCCACACAAAGGCTTTCAATGTTGAAGCCCCTGCCGCTGAAGAGGCCCGCGATCCTTGAAAGGACCCCAAACTCGTTCTCAACAAGAAGCGATATGGTATGTCTCAATTTTCCTCCTAAACAAGAAGCATCTCTTTGAGGGACGCCCCGGCGGGGACCATGGGATAGACGCACTCCTCGGGACTGACGTGGACGTCGATGAATGTGGGCCGTTTATTCTTGAATGCCTGTTTCAGCACCTTGTCGACATCTGCTTCTTTCTCTATCCTGAGCCCCACCGCTCCGTAGGCCTCGGCAACCTTGACGAAGTCCGGTGAGTGAAGGTGCGTCCAGGTATATCGTTTTTCATAAAAAAGCTGTTGCCACTGCCTGACCATTCCGAGAAAGCCGTTGTTGAGGATGACGACCTTGACGGGCAGGTCGTACTGGACGGCGGTTGCCAGCTCCTGAATGTTCATCTGGATGCTGCCGTCTCCGGCGATGTCCACGACGAGGGATTTGGGA
This window of the Syntrophorhabdaceae bacterium genome carries:
- the ilvN gene encoding acetolactate synthase small subunit, which translates into the protein MRHTISLLVENEFGVLSRIAGLFSGRGFNIESLCVAESLDPTVSTMTIVTTGNDAILEQILKQLNKLINVIKVVDFKDIDYVSRQMVLVKVNAEEKTRPEILRMVEIFRGKIIDVSSRSYTIMITGDEDKLKAFISLIKPLGIKELVRTGPIAMARGERLMKIKEKTDIKGGESNG